A stretch of the Taeniopygia guttata chromosome 3, bTaeGut7.mat, whole genome shotgun sequence genome encodes the following:
- the OLIG3 gene encoding oligodendrocyte transcription factor 3 — translation MNSDSSSVSSRASSPDMDEMYLRDHHHHHHHHHHQDSRLNSVSSTQNDLVQKMSGEGLTRNGSKTGGEGSKYKIKKQLSEQDLQQLRLKINGRERKRMHDLNLAMDGLREVMPYAHGPSVRKLSKIATLLLARNYILMLTSSLEEMKRLVGEIYGGHHSAFHCGTVGHSAGHPPHAAGTVHQVHPILGSALSSANTSSSLSASLPAIGTIRPPHSLLKTPSTPPALQLGSGFQHWAGLPCPCTICQMPPPPHLSALTASNMARISGETKDLLK, via the coding sequence ATGAATTCTGACTCCAGCTCTGTCTCCAGCAGAGCTTCCTCGCCAGACATGGATGAAATGTACCTGAGAgaccatcaccaccaccaccaccatcaccaccaccaaGACAGCCGGCTCAACTCAGTCTCCTCCACTCAGAACGATCTGGTGCAGAAGATGTCTGGGGAAGGCCTCACCAGGAACGGTTCCAAGACTGGAGGGGAAGGCAGCAAGTACAAAATCAAGAAGCAGCTTTCGGAGCAGGACCTGCAGCAGCTGCGGCTGAAGATCAACGGCCGGGAGCGTAAGAGGATGCACGACCTCAACCTCGCTATGGACGGACTGCGGGAGGTGATGCCCTACGCTCATGGACCTTCTGTGAGAAAACTCTCAAAAATCGCCACCCTCCTGCTAGCCAGAAACTATATCCTGATGCTCACCAGCTCCCTGGAGGAGATGAAGAGGCTAGTTGGGGAAATCTACGGGGGACACCACTCGGCCTTTCACTGCGGCACGGTGGGACACTCCGCCGGGCACCCGCCCCACGCCGCCGGCACTGTGCACCAGGTGCATCCCATCCTCGGCAGTGCCTTGTCCTCCGCCAacacctcctcctccctctccgCCTCCCTGCCGGCCATCGGCACCATCCGGCCCCCACACTCCCTGCTCAAGACCCCCTCGACACCCCCCGCCCTGCAGCTCGGCAGCGGCTTCCAACACTGGGCTGGCTTGCCGTGCCCCTGCACCATCTGCCAGATGCCTCCTCCGCCCCACCTCTCGGCCCTCACCGCCTCCAACATGGCCAGGATCTCGGGGGAGACCAAGGACCTCCTGAAGTGA